The DNA region GTGGGGAAGCGGGTGTTGGACGCCGCGGGCGGTTGGGTCATCGGTGACGAGAGTATCGGCGTGCCACACCGGTGGGTGCCCTCGAAACGCGCCATGCGATGCCAAACTGATGCGATGCGGCTTTACCGGGACCGGGCGGTGGTGCTGCGCCAGCACAAGCTCGGCGAAGCCGACCGGATCGTCACTCTGCTCACCCGCGACCACGGATTGGTCCGCGCGGTGGCAAAAGGCGTGCGTCGTACCCGCAGCAAGTTCGGTGCCCGGCTGGAACCGTTCGCCCACATCGACGTTCAACTGCATCCCGGCCGCAACCTGGACATCGTCACCCAGGTGGTGTCGGTGGACGCGTTCGCCGCCGACATCGTCAGTGATTACGGCCGTTACACCTGCGCCTGCGTGATCTTGGAGACCGCGGAACGGTTGGCCGGCGCGGAGCGCGCCCCGGCGACGGCGTTGCACCGGCTCACCGTCGGCGCCTTGCGTGCGGTCGCCGACGGCAGGCGTCCCCGCGAGTTGGTGCTCGATGCCTACCTGCTGCGCGCCATGTCGGTGGCCGGGTGGGCGCCGGCGTTGACCGAGTGTGCGCGCTGCGCCACCCCCGGCCCGCATCGGTCCTTTCACGTCGCGGCCGGCGGCAGCGTCTGCGGGCATTGCCGGCCGGCCGGGTCGACGACCCCTCCACTGGGCGTGCTGGATCTGATGTCGGCGCTGCACGACGGCGACTGGGAGGCCGCCGGGCGATCCAGCACGGCTCATCGCAGCCATGCCAGCGGGTTGGTGGCCGCTCATCTGCAATGGCACCTGGAACGTCGGCTGCGCACCTTGCCGCTGGTGGAACGGGTCCAGCAGCGGGCGGTCGAACCCGACCCCGACCCCGACGCCGATCCCGAGTTCGAGGCGACCGGCAGCGACGGCTGACCGCAGCTGGAGTCGACCGGCAATGATGTCCGTTTCGGTGGACTTTTCGGGCCTCGGCGGTAGGCTGATGCGACTTTCACGATCCGACTGTTCAATCAGGAAGGCAGGCCGAATGTTTCACGACACCGGGTGGGGGCGCTGGGCGCATAGCACCACGCCGCGATACGGAGCTGGTCTCGGTATGGCGGCGGGAGCGCTGCTCGTCGTGGGAATGATCCCGGCCGTGGCCCCGACAGCCCGTGCCGGTTTCGAAGCCGGGCCGGGTTTCGGGATCGGAGCGCCGTTACAGATGCACGCCCCCGGGGCTGACGGTGCAGACGGAGCCGATGGTGCTCCTGGTGCAGACGGGGCTCCTGGTGCAGACGGTGCCGACGGGGCCGACGGTGCCGCGGGTGCTGGTGGCCAAGGCGGCAAGGGCGGCCAAGGCGGCAAGGGCGGCCAGGGCGGTAAAGGCGGCCAGGGCGGCAAGGGCGGCGCCGGGGGTCAAGGCGGCCAGGGCGGTAAAGGCGGCGACGGTGGCCAGGGTGGCGCCGGCGGCAAGGGCGGTGCCGGTGGTGCCGGCGGCGCAGCCGGACCCGGCGGTGAGCCCGGTGAGGGCGGTGCCGGTGGACTGGGTGGCGAGCCCGGGCCCGGCGGAACCCCGGGGGAGCCTGGTCAGCCCGGTGAACCGGGCCGCGCCGGCTGATCCGAGCCGCCACGACCATTCCGGCGCGTCGGGGACTCCATCCGGAGTCGCTCCCGGCGCGTCGGCCCAATCAGCCCCCGCTAAAGTCTGAACCGATCAGGTGGGGGTCAAATCAACAAGGAGCCACAAAGAAGTGACCGATAATCCACGCGCAGACATCGTCTCCCGGCAGTACGAGCGGTGGACGTACCCGCCGCCCATCCACGACCTCCAGGCATGGTCGGCCGGAAACTGGGAATGGTTCGACCCGAGCCACGCGCACCGGGTGCTGTGGCCGGACCGTGAGTACCGCCCCGACCTCGACATCCTGATCGCGGGTTGCGGTACCAACCAGGCGGCGGTCTTCGCCTACAACAACCCCCAGGCCAAGGTGGTGGCCGTCGACATCAGCGCGTCGTCGCTGGGGCACCAGCAGTACCTCAAGGACAAGCACGGCCTGTGGAACCTGGAGCTGCACCAGCTCCCGATCGAGGAACTGTCCAGCCTCAACCAGGACTTCGACCTCGCGGTCTCGACGGGCGTGCTGCACCACATGGCCGACCCGAAGGTCGGCATGAAGGCGATCGCCGACCAGCTTCGTCCGGACGGCGTCGCCGGCATCATGCTCTACGCCCGCTACGGCCGGATCGGCATCGAGATCCTGGAGACGGTCTTCCAGGACCTGGGGCTGGAGCAGAGCGACGAGTCGATCCAGACCGTTCGCCAGGCCATCCGGATGCTCTCGCAGGACCACCCGGTCCAGTCGTACCTGAAGATCGCCGGCGACCTGGCATCGGACTCGGGTCTGGTGGACACCTTCCTGCACGGTCGGGCGAAGAGCTACGACGTCGACGGCTGTATCGATCTGGCCAACTCGGCCGGCCTGGACTTCCAGGGCTGGCTGCTCAAGGC from Mycolicibacter sp. MU0083 includes:
- a CDS encoding class I SAM-dependent methyltransferase, which translates into the protein MTDNPRADIVSRQYERWTYPPPIHDLQAWSAGNWEWFDPSHAHRVLWPDREYRPDLDILIAGCGTNQAAVFAYNNPQAKVVAVDISASSLGHQQYLKDKHGLWNLELHQLPIEELSSLNQDFDLAVSTGVLHHMADPKVGMKAIADQLRPDGVAGIMLYARYGRIGIEILETVFQDLGLEQSDESIQTVRQAIRMLSQDHPVQSYLKIAGDLASDSGLVDTFLHGRAKSYDVDGCIDLANSAGLDFQGWLLKAPYYAHDIAAPSGGFYDKVNALPEEKIWSVMERIHTLNARHFFIATPSSRPKSSYAIDFSTPESLDYVPLFRWKCGLNGNEIFRPGWRLGLNPAQLPFVQSIDGRRSIRQIAADLAQAGGPSRGSLADLEKFGRKLFQSLWRLDFVAMDLSARS
- the recO gene encoding DNA repair protein RecO, whose amino-acid sequence is MRLYRDRAVVLRQHKLGEADRIVTLLTRDHGLVRAVAKGVRRTRSKFGARLEPFAHIDVQLHPGRNLDIVTQVVSVDAFAADIVSDYGRYTCACVILETAERLAGAERAPATALHRLTVGALRAVADGRRPRELVLDAYLLRAMSVAGWAPALTECARCATPGPHRSFHVAAGGSVCGHCRPAGSTTPPLGVLDLMSALHDGDWEAAGRSSTAHRSHASGLVAAHLQWHLERRLRTLPLVERVQQRAVEPDPDPDADPEFEATGSDG